The Marinobacter subterrani genome has a segment encoding these proteins:
- the mreD gene encoding rod shape-determining protein MreD — protein sequence MLSVISYPVFVLSVIVALVFSISLFPIGWFEFRPEWLGLVVFYWTFRAPAQFGILLAWCLGLLLDVLEATPLGVNAMAMALIAFLVLTIHQRLRMYPMPQQCLMVFLLLGINQMLVHFIKQLLGAEDAGFSYLWPALTSALAWPVFSILLDNINRKLG from the coding sequence ATGTTGTCGGTGATCAGCTATCCGGTTTTTGTTCTCTCCGTTATCGTCGCCCTGGTTTTCAGCATTTCACTGTTTCCCATCGGCTGGTTCGAATTCCGGCCTGAGTGGCTGGGTCTGGTGGTTTTCTACTGGACCTTCCGGGCGCCGGCCCAGTTCGGCATTCTACTGGCCTGGTGTCTCGGCCTGCTGCTGGATGTCCTTGAAGCCACGCCCCTCGGTGTAAATGCCATGGCCATGGCGCTCATTGCCTTCCTGGTGCTCACGATCCACCAGCGCCTTCGCATGTACCCGATGCCCCAGCAGTGTCTGATGGTGTTCCTGTTGCTGGGCATCAACCAGATGCTGGTGCACTTCATCAAGCAGTTGCTGGGCGCCGAGGATGCCGGGTTCAGCTACCTCTGGCCGGCCCTGACCAGCGCCCTGGCGTGGCCGGTATTCTCCATCCTGCTGGACAATATTAACCGCAAACTGGGTTAG
- the rimO gene encoding 30S ribosomal protein S12 methylthiotransferase RimO: MTDNTQNPAPTTGHGKVGFISLGCPKALVDSERILTQLRLDGYDVVPTYDDADIVVVNTCGFIDAAKQESLDAIGEAISENGKVIVTGCMGVEADRIRETHPGVLAVSGPHAYEEVVGAVHQFVPQKKQHDPFTDLVPPQGIKLTPRHYAYLKISEGCNHRCTFCIIPSMRGDLVSRPIGDVMDEAQRLVDAGVKELLVISQDTSAYGVDTKYRTGFWQGRPLKTKMQSLCEALGEMGVWVRLHYVYPYPHVDDIIPLMAEGKILPYLDIPFQHASPKVLKAMKRPAHDSKTLERIRKWREICPELTIRSTFIVGFPGETEEDFQYLLDWLDEAQLDRVGAFKYSPVEGAKANELEGAVPEEVKEERLARFMEKQAQISAARLQAKIGKTIDVLIDEVDEEGAIGRSKADAPEIDGMVYLNDETDLVPGEIVQAVVEHADEHDLWARLV; the protein is encoded by the coding sequence ATGACAGACAATACCCAGAACCCTGCGCCCACAACCGGTCATGGCAAGGTCGGCTTTATCAGCCTCGGCTGCCCGAAGGCCCTGGTGGATTCGGAGCGGATCCTTACTCAACTGAGGCTGGATGGCTATGATGTGGTTCCCACTTATGACGACGCTGATATCGTGGTGGTGAATACCTGTGGCTTCATTGATGCCGCCAAACAGGAATCCCTTGATGCCATCGGCGAGGCCATCAGCGAAAACGGTAAAGTCATCGTGACCGGCTGTATGGGCGTCGAAGCCGACAGGATTCGTGAGACCCACCCCGGTGTTCTAGCGGTTTCCGGGCCCCATGCCTACGAGGAAGTGGTGGGAGCTGTTCACCAGTTTGTTCCCCAGAAGAAGCAGCACGATCCATTCACCGATCTGGTCCCGCCACAGGGTATCAAACTGACGCCAAGGCATTACGCCTATCTCAAGATTTCCGAGGGCTGCAACCACCGCTGCACCTTCTGCATCATTCCCTCCATGCGTGGCGATCTGGTAAGCCGCCCCATCGGCGATGTGATGGATGAAGCCCAGCGCCTGGTGGACGCTGGTGTAAAGGAGCTGTTGGTGATCTCCCAGGACACCTCGGCCTACGGAGTTGACACAAAATACCGCACCGGTTTCTGGCAGGGGCGGCCGTTAAAGACCAAAATGCAGTCGCTGTGCGAAGCGCTCGGAGAAATGGGCGTTTGGGTGCGCCTGCATTACGTTTACCCGTACCCCCATGTAGACGACATCATTCCCCTGATGGCCGAAGGCAAGATCCTGCCGTACCTGGACATCCCGTTCCAGCACGCCAGCCCGAAAGTCCTCAAGGCCATGAAACGCCCGGCCCACGACAGCAAAACTCTGGAGCGCATCCGCAAGTGGCGGGAAATATGCCCCGAGCTGACCATCCGGTCGACCTTCATCGTCGGCTTCCCCGGCGAAACCGAGGAAGATTTCCAGTACCTGCTGGATTGGCTCGACGAAGCGCAGCTGGACCGCGTGGGTGCGTTCAAATACAGCCCGGTGGAAGGTGCCAAAGCCAATGAGCTGGAAGGCGCGGTTCCGGAAGAAGTCAAAGAAGAGCGCCTGGCCCGCTTCATGGAAAAACAGGCCCAGATTTCCGCCGCCCGCCTGCAGGCTAAAATCGGTAAAACCATCGACGTTCTGATCGACGAAGTTGACGAAGAGGGCGCTATTGGTCGATCAAAGGCCGATGCGCCGGAGATCGACGGCATGGTTTACCTCAACGACGAGACTGACCTCGTTCCCGGGGAGATTGTTCAGGCTGTTGTTGAGCATGCCGATGAGCATGACCTTTGGGCCCGTTTGGTGTAA
- a CDS encoding PilZ domain-containing protein gives MKPVAAKLNLRNQQRVDVATDITIEKPDGCCLTCSVANLSRTGVMISCNQDTIKQLIPEQKTPAPGNWIAVKTRFSVPVVATQPVSIIADGNIVHMRRIARDEFQLGIQFAEFEGNGFDYVDRYVAKLLADSRNPA, from the coding sequence ATGAAACCTGTCGCCGCCAAACTGAATCTGCGCAACCAGCAACGGGTAGACGTTGCCACTGATATCACCATTGAAAAGCCGGACGGCTGCTGCCTGACCTGTTCGGTTGCCAATCTTTCACGCACCGGAGTCATGATCTCCTGCAATCAGGATACCATCAAGCAGTTGATTCCGGAGCAAAAAACACCCGCACCCGGCAACTGGATTGCGGTCAAAACCCGGTTCTCCGTGCCCGTGGTTGCCACTCAACCGGTTTCCATAATTGCCGACGGCAACATCGTGCACATGCGCCGGATTGCCAGAGACGAATTCCAGTTGGGTATTCAGTTCGCAGAGTTTGAGGGCAACGGCTTCGATTATGTCGATCGCTACGTTGCCAAATTACTGGCCGACTCCCGCAACCCGGCCTGA
- the gatA gene encoding Asp-tRNA(Asn)/Glu-tRNA(Gln) amidotransferase subunit GatA, with translation MHNKSVAELSRELASGQVSSLELTQQFLDRIKREDGKYNSFITVTEEQALADARAADEQRAAGNTTPWTGIPFAHKDIFCTNGVRTTCGSRMLENFVPPYDATVTANFRQAGAVCLGKTNMDEFAMGSSNESSYFGAVTNPWGLGQGEKRVPGGSSGGSAAAVAARLVPAATATDTGGSIRQPAALCGVTGLKPTYGRVSRYGMIAFASSLDQGGTMARTAEDNALMLNVMAGFDSRDSTSIDREVPDYTATLNEPLKGLKIGLPKEYFSDQLSPAMEQQVRDAVKEYEKLGATVKEVSLPNAKLAIAAYYVIAPAEASANLSRFDGVRYGYRCDDPKDLMDLYTRSRAEGFGTEVKRRILVGTYALSAGYFDAYYLKAQKVRRLIQQDFINAFKGVDVLMSPVTPSPAFIQGEKTNDPVTMYLEDVFTIAINLAGVPAMSVPAGFVDGLPVGLQIIGDYFSEARLLNAAHQFQQVTDWHQREPQ, from the coding sequence ATGCATAACAAGTCCGTAGCAGAGCTTTCCCGGGAACTGGCAAGCGGCCAGGTTTCCAGCTTGGAGCTGACCCAGCAGTTCCTCGACCGCATCAAGCGGGAAGATGGCAAGTACAACAGTTTTATTACTGTGACCGAAGAACAGGCGCTGGCCGATGCCCGGGCGGCGGATGAGCAGCGGGCAGCAGGGAATACCACGCCCTGGACAGGCATTCCGTTCGCGCACAAGGATATCTTCTGTACCAACGGTGTTCGTACTACATGCGGTTCCCGTATGCTGGAGAACTTTGTTCCGCCCTACGATGCCACCGTTACGGCGAATTTCCGCCAGGCGGGTGCGGTGTGTCTGGGCAAGACCAACATGGACGAGTTCGCCATGGGGTCTTCCAATGAGTCCAGTTATTTCGGGGCGGTGACCAACCCTTGGGGGCTGGGCCAGGGTGAGAAGCGGGTGCCGGGCGGCTCCTCCGGCGGCTCGGCAGCAGCAGTGGCGGCCCGGCTGGTACCGGCGGCCACGGCGACGGATACCGGCGGTTCGATCCGCCAGCCGGCGGCGCTGTGTGGTGTGACCGGGCTGAAGCCGACCTATGGCCGGGTATCCCGCTACGGGATGATTGCCTTTGCCTCCAGTCTCGACCAGGGCGGCACCATGGCTCGCACAGCAGAAGACAATGCGCTGATGCTGAATGTCATGGCGGGCTTTGATTCGAGAGACTCCACCTCCATTGATCGTGAGGTGCCGGATTACACCGCCACGCTGAACGAGCCCTTGAAAGGTCTGAAGATCGGCTTGCCGAAGGAGTACTTCAGTGACCAGCTCAGCCCGGCGATGGAACAGCAGGTTCGCGACGCGGTAAAAGAATACGAGAAGCTGGGGGCCACTGTTAAAGAGGTGTCGCTGCCCAACGCCAAGCTGGCCATTGCCGCCTATTACGTGATTGCACCGGCGGAGGCCTCGGCCAACCTGTCCCGCTTCGACGGAGTTCGCTACGGCTACCGCTGCGACGACCCGAAGGACCTGATGGACCTGTACACTCGATCCCGTGCCGAGGGTTTTGGCACTGAGGTGAAGCGCCGGATCCTGGTGGGCACCTACGCCCTCTCTGCGGGTTATTTTGATGCCTATTACCTCAAGGCCCAAAAGGTTCGCCGGCTGATCCAGCAGGATTTCATCAACGCCTTCAAGGGAGTGGACGTGCTGATGAGCCCGGTCACGCCTTCGCCTGCGTTTATCCAGGGCGAAAAGACCAACGATCCGGTCACCATGTACCTCGAGGACGTATTCACCATTGCCATCAACCTGGCGGGCGTGCCGGCCATGTCGGTGCCGGCCGGTTTTGTGGACGGTCTGCCGGTGGGACTGCAGATCATCGGGGATTATTTCTCCGAGGCCCGTTTGCTGAACGCCGCCCATCAATTCCAGCAGGTGACCGACTGGCACCAGCGTGAACCGCAATAA
- the cysD gene encoding sulfate adenylyltransferase subunit CysD, whose translation MTTYNLTHLKQLEAESIHIIREVAAEFDNPVMLYSIGKDSAVMLHLARKAFYPGKPPFPLMHIDTTWKFRDMINFRDRKVKEYGLDLIVHKNEDGIKQGIGPFTHGSAKHTDVMKTQALKQALDKYKFDAAFGGARRDEEKSRAKERVYSFRDEYHRWDPKNQRPELWNIYNGKINKGESIRVFPLSNWTELDIWQYIYLENIEIVPLYYSAVRPVVERDGTLIMVDDDRMPLKEGEKPMMKSIRFRTLGCYPLTGAIESEADTLPEIIQEMLLATSSERQGRVIDHDSAGSMEQKKREGYF comes from the coding sequence ATGACCACATACAACCTTACGCATCTGAAGCAGCTGGAAGCCGAGAGCATCCACATCATCCGGGAAGTGGCAGCCGAGTTCGACAATCCGGTGATGCTGTATTCCATCGGCAAAGACTCCGCAGTCATGTTGCACCTGGCCCGCAAGGCTTTTTATCCGGGCAAACCTCCCTTTCCCCTGATGCACATTGACACCACCTGGAAATTCCGGGATATGATCAACTTCCGGGATCGCAAGGTGAAAGAGTACGGGCTTGATCTCATCGTTCACAAGAACGAGGACGGCATCAAGCAGGGCATAGGCCCGTTCACCCACGGCAGTGCCAAGCACACCGATGTGATGAAAACCCAGGCCCTCAAGCAGGCCCTGGACAAATACAAGTTTGATGCAGCCTTCGGCGGCGCCCGCCGGGATGAAGAAAAATCGCGGGCCAAGGAGCGCGTGTACTCCTTCCGCGACGAATACCACCGCTGGGACCCGAAGAACCAGCGCCCGGAGCTCTGGAACATCTATAACGGCAAGATCAACAAGGGTGAGAGCATCCGGGTGTTCCCGCTGTCCAACTGGACCGAGCTGGATATCTGGCAGTACATCTACCTGGAAAACATCGAGATCGTTCCCCTGTATTACTCCGCAGTGCGCCCGGTCGTGGAGCGTGATGGCACCCTGATCATGGTGGACGACGACCGGATGCCCCTGAAGGAAGGCGAGAAACCGATGATGAAATCCATCCGCTTCCGCACCCTCGGCTGTTACCCGCTGACCGGCGCCATCGAATCCGAGGCCGACACGCTTCCGGAGATCATCCAGGAAATGCTGCTGGCCACCAGCTCCGAACGGCAAGGCCGGGTGATTGACCATGATTCAGCCGGCTCCATGGAGCAGAAGAAGCGCGAAGGTTACTTCTGA
- the gatB gene encoding Asp-tRNA(Asn)/Glu-tRNA(Gln) amidotransferase subunit GatB, translating into MQWDIVIGLEIHVQLATKTKIFSGSSTAYGAEPNTQANAVDLAMPGTLPVPNEQAFRYAVMFGLAVNAEIERRSVFERKNYFYPDLPKGYQTTQLERPIVGPGYVDIDLANGETKRVRIHHAHLEEDAGKSLHEDFHGMTGVDLNRAGTPLIEVVTEPDMTNAEEAVAFAKKLHGIVTSLGICDGDMSQGSMRFDVNISLKPKGSDTLGTRTETKNLNSFRFMEQAIAHEVERQMDILEDGGRIVQETRLYNGDRDESRSMRTKEEANDYRYFPCPDLLPVEIDDSFIEEARNRLPELPDARKARFKEQYGLNDYDASLLSGDSKLAAFFEEAASHCKDAKLVANWIQGEFSARLNAEEKSVADSPITGVQLGDLVVRVADNTISSAGAKKVFEALWSGENDNVDAIINANGLKQVSDTGALEAMVDEVLAGMPDQVAQYQQESDPKKQKKMLGGFMGPLMKASKGQGNPKLFNEILVKKLGG; encoded by the coding sequence ATGCAGTGGGACATTGTGATCGGGCTGGAAATTCACGTTCAGCTCGCCACCAAGACCAAGATTTTTTCCGGCTCCAGCACCGCCTACGGTGCCGAGCCCAACACTCAGGCCAATGCCGTTGACCTGGCCATGCCCGGCACCCTGCCGGTGCCCAACGAGCAGGCTTTCCGCTATGCGGTGATGTTCGGCCTGGCGGTGAATGCCGAGATCGAGCGCCGCTCGGTATTTGAACGCAAGAACTATTTCTACCCGGACCTGCCCAAGGGCTACCAGACCACCCAACTGGAGCGCCCGATCGTCGGCCCCGGCTATGTCGACATTGATCTGGCCAATGGCGAAACCAAGCGCGTGCGCATTCACCACGCCCATCTGGAGGAAGACGCCGGTAAATCCCTGCATGAGGATTTTCACGGCATGACCGGTGTGGATCTCAACCGGGCCGGCACGCCGCTGATTGAAGTGGTCACCGAACCAGACATGACCAACGCGGAAGAAGCCGTGGCGTTCGCGAAAAAGCTGCACGGGATTGTGACATCCCTCGGCATATGTGATGGCGATATGTCCCAGGGGTCCATGCGTTTCGACGTCAACATCTCCCTGAAGCCCAAAGGCTCGGACACCCTGGGCACCCGCACCGAAACCAAGAACCTGAACTCGTTCCGCTTCATGGAGCAGGCCATTGCCCACGAAGTCGAGCGACAGATGGACATTCTGGAGGACGGCGGCCGCATTGTGCAGGAAACCCGCCTGTACAACGGTGACCGCGACGAATCCCGCTCCATGCGCACCAAGGAAGAAGCCAACGACTACCGCTACTTCCCTTGCCCGGACCTGTTGCCGGTGGAAATCGATGACTCGTTCATCGAAGAGGCCCGCAACCGCCTCCCCGAGCTGCCGGACGCCCGCAAAGCGCGCTTCAAGGAGCAGTATGGCCTGAACGACTACGACGCAAGCCTGCTCAGTGGCGATTCAAAACTGGCCGCCTTCTTCGAAGAAGCGGCCAGCCACTGCAAAGACGCCAAGCTGGTGGCCAACTGGATCCAGGGCGAATTCTCCGCGCGCCTGAATGCTGAGGAAAAGTCCGTTGCCGACTCGCCCATCACCGGCGTCCAACTGGGTGACCTGGTGGTAAGAGTTGCCGACAACACGATCTCGTCCGCCGGTGCCAAGAAGGTCTTCGAGGCGCTTTGGTCTGGCGAGAACGACAATGTCGACGCCATCATCAACGCCAATGGCCTGAAGCAGGTGTCCGACACCGGCGCCCTCGAAGCCATGGTGGATGAGGTCCTGGCCGGCATGCCGGATCAGGTGGCCCAGTATCAGCAGGAATCCGATCCCAAGAAACAGAAGAAGATGCTTGGCGGGTTTATGGGGCCTTTAATGAAGGCGTCCAAGGGTCAGGGGAATCCGAAGCTGTTTAACGAGATTCTGGTTAAGAAGCTTGGGGGCTGA
- a CDS encoding rod shape-determining protein has translation MIKRLRGLFSSDLSIDLGTANTLIYVRERGIVLNEPSVVAIRTSGSQKMVAAVGAEAKRMLGRTPGNITAIRPMKDGVIADFVVTEKMLQHFIHKVHENSFITPSPRVLVCVPSKSTQVERKAIRESALGAGAREVFLIEEPMAAAIGAGLPVEEASGSMIVDIGGGTTEIAIISLNGIVYAESVRVGGDKFDEAIVTYVRRNYGSLIGDSTAERIKHEIGCAYEGLDIREIDVRGRNLAEGVPRAFTLNSEEILDALQESLAQIVQTVKSALEQSPPELASDIAERGIVLTGGGALLRGLDKLISEETGLPVIIAEDPLTCVARGGGKALEVIDRGGIGMFSQEG, from the coding sequence TTGATAAAAAGACTCCGAGGCTTATTCTCAAGCGACCTGTCCATCGACCTGGGCACCGCCAACACCCTTATTTATGTGCGCGAGCGCGGAATCGTGCTGAACGAGCCCTCCGTTGTTGCCATCCGCACGAGTGGATCCCAGAAAATGGTCGCCGCCGTCGGCGCCGAAGCCAAGCGCATGCTGGGCCGCACCCCGGGCAATATTACCGCCATCCGCCCGATGAAAGATGGCGTGATCGCAGACTTCGTGGTCACTGAAAAAATGCTCCAGCACTTTATCCATAAAGTGCATGAGAACAGCTTTATTACCCCGAGCCCCCGGGTACTTGTCTGCGTACCCAGCAAATCTACCCAGGTCGAGCGCAAGGCCATTCGCGAATCCGCCCTGGGTGCCGGTGCCCGTGAAGTCTTCCTGATTGAAGAGCCCATGGCCGCAGCCATTGGTGCCGGCCTGCCGGTGGAAGAAGCCAGCGGTTCCATGATCGTGGACATTGGTGGTGGCACCACTGAAATCGCCATCATCTCCCTGAACGGCATTGTCTATGCCGAATCAGTCCGGGTCGGTGGTGACAAGTTCGACGAAGCCATCGTCACCTACGTGCGTCGCAACTACGGCAGCCTCATTGGCGACTCTACCGCCGAGCGCATCAAGCACGAAATCGGTTGCGCCTACGAAGGCCTCGACATTCGCGAGATCGACGTTCGCGGCCGCAATCTGGCAGAAGGGGTGCCCCGGGCCTTTACCCTGAACAGCGAAGAAATTCTCGACGCGTTGCAGGAATCCCTGGCGCAGATAGTCCAGACCGTTAAAAGCGCACTGGAGCAGTCACCGCCTGAGCTGGCCTCCGATATCGCCGAGCGTGGTATCGTACTGACCGGCGGCGGGGCACTGCTGCGCGGGCTGGACAAACTGATCAGCGAAGAAACCGGACTGCCGGTGATCATCGCTGAGGATCCACTGACCTGTGTCGCCCGTGGTGGCGGCAAGGCGCTGGAAGTGATTGACCGGGGTGGCATCGGAATGTTCTCCCAGGAGGGATAA
- the mreC gene encoding rod shape-determining protein MreC: protein MFVQGPVPGFRLFLVLLVSAALVVADARFDKLSSVRSTIATGLAPVYWLGNAPYEFSDWVAGLFVNKQDLQEENEDLRARLLILERRALKYAALASENNELRRLMNSSEVLDDRVIVGEVVGVSPDPFSHEIIINKGRRDGVKPGQAILDAHGLMGQVVQSSQLTSRVLLVSDSSHAVPVEVVRNGLRAILLGTGDSDTLDLVHVPDTADIREGDLLVSSGLGGRFPRGYPVAEVSRITMEPGEPFVSIEATPKAQLNQSRLVLVVFPPEGKSAGDQVAESASGAGTEQGGQD, encoded by the coding sequence ATCTTTGTCCAGGGGCCTGTTCCCGGTTTCAGGCTCTTCCTGGTTCTTCTCGTATCGGCAGCCCTTGTGGTTGCCGATGCGCGTTTCGACAAGCTCTCATCCGTGCGCAGCACCATTGCCACGGGCCTGGCGCCGGTGTACTGGCTTGGCAATGCGCCCTACGAATTCTCCGATTGGGTGGCGGGGCTCTTTGTCAATAAACAGGACCTGCAGGAGGAGAACGAAGACCTCCGGGCCCGTTTGCTGATTCTTGAGCGCCGAGCCCTCAAGTACGCGGCCCTCGCTTCCGAGAACAATGAACTGCGCCGCCTGATGAACTCCTCTGAAGTGCTGGACGACCGGGTCATCGTCGGTGAGGTCGTCGGCGTCTCTCCGGATCCGTTTTCCCATGAGATTATCATCAACAAAGGCCGGCGGGATGGCGTGAAGCCCGGTCAGGCCATTCTCGATGCCCACGGTTTGATGGGGCAGGTCGTGCAGAGCAGTCAGCTGACCTCCCGTGTTCTGCTGGTGTCAGACAGCAGCCACGCGGTTCCGGTGGAAGTGGTGCGCAACGGGTTACGGGCCATCCTGCTGGGCACCGGCGACAGCGATACGCTTGATCTGGTTCATGTTCCAGATACCGCCGACATCCGCGAGGGCGACCTGCTGGTAAGTTCCGGCCTCGGTGGCCGATTCCCCCGGGGCTACCCGGTGGCTGAAGTGAGCCGTATTACCATGGAACCCGGTGAGCCGTTTGTATCCATCGAGGCGACCCCGAAGGCGCAACTGAACCAGAGTCGCCTGGTGTTGGTGGTGTTTCCGCCAGAAGGGAAATCGGCAGGCGATCAGGTTGCTGAAAGTGCCTCCGGGGCAGGTACCGAGCAGGGAGGGCAGGATTGA
- the gatC gene encoding Asp-tRNA(Asn)/Glu-tRNA(Gln) amidotransferase subunit GatC, translating to MTISRKDIEKVAVLARIRVDDEQVSALEKDLGNILDLVDQLGAADTDSVEPMAHPLNAVQRLRADEMTETNQREAFQAIAPATENGLYLVPRVIE from the coding sequence GTGACCATTTCCCGCAAGGACATTGAGAAAGTCGCTGTGCTCGCCCGCATTCGTGTGGATGACGAGCAGGTTTCGGCACTGGAAAAGGATCTGGGCAATATCCTGGATCTGGTGGATCAGCTGGGTGCGGCCGATACCGATTCGGTGGAGCCCATGGCCCATCCGCTGAATGCCGTCCAGCGTCTGCGCGCCGATGAGATGACCGAGACCAATCAGCGGGAGGCGTTCCAGGCGATTGCGCCAGCCACCGAGAACGGGCTTTATCTGGTTCCCAGGGTTATTGAATAA
- a CDS encoding Maf family protein, with amino-acid sequence MSSIILASASPRRAQLLQQIGLSFSVLPADIDETPEVSEAPEHYVERLAREKALVVSQTSPGCLVLGSDTSVVLDGMILGKPSGEAEACATLARLSGATHQVMTAVALACDGQCHSRLVVTEVGFRRLSADEISAYLATGEPMDKAGSYGIQGLGGIFVNELRGSYSAVVGLPLEQTAVLLADAGYPVWKHWPRSLESQTK; translated from the coding sequence ATGTCGTCAATCATTCTTGCTTCGGCCTCGCCGCGTCGGGCGCAGCTGTTGCAGCAGATCGGGCTCAGCTTTTCGGTTCTTCCGGCCGATATCGATGAAACGCCGGAAGTGAGTGAGGCGCCGGAACACTATGTCGAACGCCTGGCCCGGGAGAAAGCGCTGGTGGTCTCGCAAACGTCACCGGGCTGTCTGGTGCTGGGTTCGGATACCTCCGTGGTTCTGGATGGCATGATCCTCGGCAAACCGTCTGGCGAAGCAGAGGCCTGCGCAACCCTGGCCCGGCTCTCAGGTGCCACCCACCAGGTAATGACCGCGGTTGCGCTGGCTTGCGATGGCCAGTGTCATTCCCGACTGGTGGTGACCGAAGTAGGCTTCCGGCGACTGTCTGCTGATGAGATAAGCGCCTACCTCGCCACCGGTGAACCGATGGACAAGGCCGGAAGTTATGGAATTCAGGGCCTTGGTGGTATTTTTGTCAATGAACTCCGGGGTAGCTACAGTGCCGTGGTTGGTCTGCCACTGGAGCAAACCGCCGTATTGCTGGCAGATGCCGGCTACCCGGTTTGGAAACACTGGCCACGCAGTCTGGAGAGCCAAACGAAATGA
- the cysN gene encoding sulfate adenylyltransferase subunit CysN, producing the protein MSHTSDLIAEDIQAYLKQHENKELLRLLTCGSVDDGKSTLIGRLLHDTKMIYEDHMASLKTDSAKMGTTGEKLDLALLVDGLQAEREQGITIDVAYRYFSTDKRKFIIADTPGHEQYTRNMATGASTAQVAILMIDARHGVLTQTRRHSYIASLLGIRHIVVAINKMDLVDFSEERFNEIKDDYLAFAAKLGLKDIRFVPISALEGDNVVNRSESTPWFTGQPLMEILETVEVGRDKNLEHFRFPVQYVTRPNLNFRGFCGTIASGVIRPGEQVMALPSRRTSTVKEVVTFDGNLEEAYIDQAVTLTLTDEIDISRGDMLVKVEDEPEVGNRFKANIVWMTDAALETGRLYDIKLGPTFTSGTVKKIHHQTDVNTLEKNENPLALQLNEIGLCELTLSQPIAFDAYQRNHATGSFIVIDRLTNVTIGAGMVAGLAEGGESLEPVSADERERRLAQKPAIIACNGKQAPALAFALERALFDQGKTTVVVTEENAGDADERRRVAQLLTSHGLVAIAVNLGTDIANASASADSEQEVPEAVNTVVQDLIRGKRI; encoded by the coding sequence ATGTCACATACATCAGACCTTATCGCCGAAGACATTCAGGCCTACCTGAAGCAGCACGAGAACAAGGAACTCCTGCGCCTGCTGACCTGCGGCAGTGTCGACGACGGCAAAAGCACCCTGATCGGTCGCCTGTTGCACGACACCAAGATGATCTATGAAGATCACATGGCCAGCCTGAAGACCGACAGCGCCAAGATGGGCACCACCGGCGAAAAACTGGATCTGGCCCTGCTGGTGGATGGGTTACAGGCGGAGCGGGAACAGGGCATCACCATTGATGTGGCCTACCGCTATTTCTCCACCGACAAGCGCAAGTTCATCATTGCAGACACCCCGGGCCACGAACAGTACACCCGCAACATGGCCACCGGTGCCTCCACGGCGCAAGTGGCGATCCTCATGATCGATGCTCGCCACGGCGTGCTGACCCAGACCCGGCGGCATTCCTACATCGCCTCCCTGCTGGGCATCCGCCACATCGTAGTGGCGATCAACAAGATGGACCTGGTGGATTTCAGCGAAGAGCGTTTTAACGAAATCAAAGACGATTACCTGGCGTTTGCCGCCAAGCTGGGCCTGAAGGATATCCGCTTCGTACCGATTTCCGCCCTGGAAGGCGACAACGTGGTAAACCGGAGCGAGAGCACGCCCTGGTTCACCGGCCAGCCCCTGATGGAAATTCTGGAAACCGTGGAAGTGGGCCGGGACAAGAACCTGGAGCATTTCCGCTTCCCGGTGCAATACGTCACCCGCCCGAACCTGAATTTCCGCGGCTTCTGCGGCACCATCGCCTCCGGCGTGATCCGCCCGGGCGAACAGGTCATGGCCCTGCCCTCCCGGCGCACCAGTACCGTGAAGGAAGTCGTCACCTTCGACGGCAACCTCGAAGAAGCCTATATCGATCAGGCGGTCACCCTCACGCTGACCGACGAAATCGACATCAGCCGCGGTGACATGCTGGTAAAAGTGGAAGACGAGCCGGAAGTGGGCAATCGCTTCAAGGCAAACATCGTGTGGATGACCGACGCAGCGCTGGAAACCGGTCGCCTGTACGACATCAAGCTCGGGCCCACATTTACCTCGGGCACAGTGAAGAAGATCCATCACCAGACCGATGTGAACACCCTTGAGAAGAACGAGAATCCCCTGGCGCTGCAGCTCAATGAAATCGGCCTGTGCGAGCTGACCCTGAGCCAGCCGATCGCTTTTGATGCCTACCAGCGCAACCATGCCACCGGCAGCTTTATCGTCATCGACCGGCTGACCAACGTCACCATCGGTGCCGGCATGGTTGCCGGCCTGGCAGAAGGTGGCGAATCCCTGGAGCCGGTATCCGCTGACGAACGTGAGCGCCGCCTGGCACAAAAACCGGCGATCATTGCCTGCAATGGCAAGCAGGCGCCGGCGCTGGCTTTCGCACTGGAACGGGCACTGTTCGATCAGGGCAAAACCACTGTCGTGGTCACTGAAGAGAACGCCGGCGATGCCGACGAGCGCCGCCGCGTTGCCCAGCTTCTGACCTCCCATGGGTTGGTTGCCATTGCCGTCAACCTCGGCACTGACATCGCCAATGCTTCTGCCTCTGCCGACAGCGAACAGGAGGTTCCTGAGGCGGTTAATACGGTTGTTCAGGACCTGATTCGCGGTAAACGGATCTAA